A section of the Paramisgurnus dabryanus chromosome 4, PD_genome_1.1, whole genome shotgun sequence genome encodes:
- the nthl1 gene encoding endonuclease III-like protein 1 isoform X1, whose amino-acid sequence MSVNLLAPVRSSYAYVFRRLDVNMISPYFTDSAETSAEDTIKKINTGGIRRLRSRVLKSEDAAVRVKEEMHEYSVSRALLQAHAQTSADPLSDCHKTTTKVKVEANDNDAPLRSPRKLRRGQVKVEYEEEEVGLKKEDWEPGNWRTQLSFIREMRSKRDAPVDQMGAEKCYDTEAPPEVRRYQVLISLMLSSQTKDQVTASAMQRLRECDLNVNTILNMDDEILGKLIYPVGFWRTKVKYIKQATALIQQEFGGDIPNTVEGLMRLPGVGPKMAHLAMDIAWKHVSGIGVDTHVHRISNRLGWTKKETKTPEETRRSLEEWLPRDLWSEINWLLVGFGQQVCLPVGPLCSMCLNQYTCPSAHRSSPSKIKSGHLKSPGDPHNSPRNKLGSPTPKVKEEVSEVPPSCSTFQMTKTSQQDVSAKEPQTKSGLSSISTAKQGIEVKTETAEEDEVPSLPSKRNRRKRQTK is encoded by the exons ATGTCCGTTAATTTGCTGGCGCCTGTCAGGAGTTCATATGCTTACGTGTTTCGCCGTTTGGATGTAAATATGATCTCGCCATATTTCACTGATTCAGCAGAAACTTCGGCAGAGGACactataaagaaaataaatacaggAGGTATTCGTAGACTAAGATCAAGAGTGCTGAAATCGGAAGATGCTGCAGTGAGAGTGAAAGAAGAGATGCACGAGTACAGTGTTTCACGTGCACTGCTGCAGGCACATGCGCAAACTTCTGCAG ACCCTCTATCAGATTGCCATAAAACTACCACCAAGGTGAAGGTGGAGGCAAATGATAATGATGCCCCTTTGAGATCACCTAGGAAACTGAGACGGGGTCAGGTGAAAGTGGAATATGAGGAGGAAGAGGTGGGATTGAAAAAGGAAGACTGGGAGCCAGGAAATTGGAGAACACAGCTGTCGTTTATAAGAGAGATGAGGAGTAAACGGGACGCTCCGGTGGATCAGATGGGAGCTGAGAAATGCTATGACACAGAAGCCCCACCTGAG GTTCGTCGGTACCAGGTCTTAATCTCTTTAATGTTGTCCAGTCAGACTAAAGATCAAGTGACAGCTTCTGCCATGCAGAGATTACGTGAGTGTGACCTAAATGTAAACACAATCCTCAACATGGACGATGAGATCCTGGGCAAACTCATATATCCAGTGGGATTTTGGAGG ACAAAGGTAAAGTACATCAAACAGGCCACGGCTTTGATCCAACAGGAGTTTGGTGGTGACATTCCTAACACAGTGGAGGGGCTGATGCGCCTGCCTGGCGTCGGACCCAAGATGGCTCACCTGGCTATGGACATCGCCTGGAAGCATGTGTCAGGGATTG GTGTGGACACCCACGTCCACCGAATCTCAAACAGGCTCGGATGGACCAAGAAGGAAACCAAGACGCCGGAGGAGACACGGAGATCGCTCGAGGAGTGGTTACCACG AGATCTGTGGAGCGAGATAAACTGGCTGCTGGTTGGTTTTGGGCAGCAGGTGTGTTTACCCGTTGGACCCCTGTGCTCTATGTGTCTAAATCAGTACACATGTCCATCCGCCCACCGTTCCTCACCAAGCAAGATCAAATCAGGCCACCTAAAATCCCCAGGTGACCCTCATAACAGTCCCAGGAATAAACTAGGATCTCCAACACCAAAGGTTAAAGAGGAGGTATCAGAGGTGCCTCCTTCTTGTTCCACCTTTCAGATGACGAAAACATCTCAACAGGATGTTTCAGCAAAAGAGCCACAAACTAAATCTGGTCTATCATCAATTTCTACTGCTAAACAGGGGATTGAAGTGAAAACAGAGACTGCAGAAGAAGATGAAGTCCCATCTCTCCCAAGCAAGAGGAACAGGAGGAAGAGGCAGACAAAATGA
- the nthl1 gene encoding endonuclease III-like protein 1 isoform X2, translating to MRSKRDAPVDQMGAEKCYDTEAPPEVRRYQVLISLMLSSQTKDQVTASAMQRLRECDLNVNTILNMDDEILGKLIYPVGFWRTKVKYIKQATALIQQEFGGDIPNTVEGLMRLPGVGPKMAHLAMDIAWKHVSGIGVDTHVHRISNRLGWTKKETKTPEETRRSLEEWLPRDLWSEINWLLVGFGQQVCLPVGPLCSMCLNQYTCPSAHRSSPSKIKSGHLKSPGDPHNSPRNKLGSPTPKVKEEVSEVPPSCSTFQMTKTSQQDVSAKEPQTKSGLSSISTAKQGIEVKTETAEEDEVPSLPSKRNRRKRQTK from the exons ATGAGGAGTAAACGGGACGCTCCGGTGGATCAGATGGGAGCTGAGAAATGCTATGACACAGAAGCCCCACCTGAG GTTCGTCGGTACCAGGTCTTAATCTCTTTAATGTTGTCCAGTCAGACTAAAGATCAAGTGACAGCTTCTGCCATGCAGAGATTACGTGAGTGTGACCTAAATGTAAACACAATCCTCAACATGGACGATGAGATCCTGGGCAAACTCATATATCCAGTGGGATTTTGGAGG ACAAAGGTAAAGTACATCAAACAGGCCACGGCTTTGATCCAACAGGAGTTTGGTGGTGACATTCCTAACACAGTGGAGGGGCTGATGCGCCTGCCTGGCGTCGGACCCAAGATGGCTCACCTGGCTATGGACATCGCCTGGAAGCATGTGTCAGGGATTG GTGTGGACACCCACGTCCACCGAATCTCAAACAGGCTCGGATGGACCAAGAAGGAAACCAAGACGCCGGAGGAGACACGGAGATCGCTCGAGGAGTGGTTACCACG AGATCTGTGGAGCGAGATAAACTGGCTGCTGGTTGGTTTTGGGCAGCAGGTGTGTTTACCCGTTGGACCCCTGTGCTCTATGTGTCTAAATCAGTACACATGTCCATCCGCCCACCGTTCCTCACCAAGCAAGATCAAATCAGGCCACCTAAAATCCCCAGGTGACCCTCATAACAGTCCCAGGAATAAACTAGGATCTCCAACACCAAAGGTTAAAGAGGAGGTATCAGAGGTGCCTCCTTCTTGTTCCACCTTTCAGATGACGAAAACATCTCAACAGGATGTTTCAGCAAAAGAGCCACAAACTAAATCTGGTCTATCATCAATTTCTACTGCTAAACAGGGGATTGAAGTGAAAACAGAGACTGCAGAAGAAGATGAAGTCCCATCTCTCCCAAGCAAGAGGAACAGGAGGAAGAGGCAGACAAAATGA